Proteins encoded together in one Bacillota bacterium window:
- a CDS encoding phosphoribosylformylglycinamidine cyclo-ligase, with translation MTEKKLTYKDAGVDIHAGYETVRKIKDYAKSTYGPEVLNELGSFGGLFALTQGSYQEPVLVAGTDGVGTKLKIAFLMDKHDTVGLDLVAYCVNDIICHGARPLFFLDYLAVGKLAPDTAAQIVSGVAAGCRQAGCALIGGETAEMPGFYGPGEYDLAGFAVGVVEKSKLIDGSLTRPKDVLIGIASTGLQSSGYSLVRKALLGKYPVDTMIPEFGRTLGEELLEPTGIYARQINTLVEKYPIGGIANISGGGLPENVPRSLAEGCEAVIKKGSWPVLPVFEFLQREGNIDEEEMYNTFNMGIAMVLVVRPEHVDAVQRELTAMGERSYVIGEVVAGERKVTFTK, from the coding sequence ATGACTGAGAAGAAACTGACCTATAAGGATGCGGGGGTGGATATCCACGCGGGTTATGAGACGGTTCGGAAGATCAAGGACTACGCCAAGTCCACCTACGGTCCTGAGGTGCTCAACGAGCTAGGCTCCTTTGGTGGGCTTTTTGCCCTGACCCAGGGGTCCTACCAGGAGCCGGTGCTGGTGGCTGGTACCGATGGGGTGGGCACCAAGCTTAAGATCGCCTTTCTGATGGACAAGCATGATACTGTGGGCTTGGACCTGGTGGCCTATTGTGTGAATGATATTATCTGCCATGGGGCGCGTCCCTTGTTTTTCCTGGACTATCTGGCCGTAGGCAAACTGGCCCCTGATACCGCCGCCCAGATCGTCTCCGGGGTGGCCGCGGGCTGTCGTCAGGCCGGCTGTGCCCTAATTGGCGGGGAGACCGCGGAGATGCCTGGTTTCTATGGACCAGGAGAGTATGACCTGGCGGGCTTTGCGGTGGGGGTGGTGGAGAAGAGCAAGTTGATCGACGGTAGCCTCACCCGGCCCAAGGATGTACTGATTGGGATCGCCTCCACCGGACTGCAGTCTAGCGGCTATTCCCTGGTGCGGAAGGCTTTGTTGGGGAAATATCCGGTGGACACCATGATCCCCGAGTTTGGTCGCACCCTAGGGGAGGAACTCCTGGAACCTACCGGTATCTATGCGCGGCAGATCAACACCCTGGTGGAGAAGTACCCCATCGGGGGGATTGCCAATATCAGTGGTGGGGGACTGCCGGAGAATGTGCCGAGAAGCCTGGCCGAAGGGTGCGAGGCAGTGATTAAGAAGGGTAGCTGGCCTGTGTTGCCCGTCTTTGAATTCCTGCAGCGGGAGGGCAACATCGACGAGGAGGAGATGTACAATACCTTCAACATGGGTATTGCCATGGTGCTGGTGGTGCGGCCCGAACATGTGGATGCGGTGCAGCGGGAGTTGACCGCCATGGGCGAACGGAGCTACGTGATCGGTGAGGTTGTGGCCGGTGAACGGAAGGTTACCTTTACCAAGTGA
- a CDS encoding phosphoribosylglycinamide formyltransferase has product MRTLLKLGILVSGRGSNLQAIIDAIEAGRLAAQIQVVISDRADAFALKRAAAYGIPTEVILREDYPDKQQFEAAIVRSLQAREVELVVLAGFIRLLSGWFLEHFKWRVINIHPSLLPAFPGLNAQAQALEYGVRVSGCTVHFVDEGMDSGPIILQRTVPVLDDDTVETLSLRILEQEHLAYPEAINLIAKGMLRIEGRRVLRVQPSTGEI; this is encoded by the coding sequence GTGAGGACGTTGCTCAAGTTAGGTATCCTGGTCTCAGGCCGGGGGAGCAATCTGCAAGCGATTATCGATGCCATCGAGGCCGGAAGGCTGGCGGCACAGATCCAGGTTGTAATTAGCGACCGGGCCGACGCCTTTGCCCTAAAGCGAGCCGCGGCCTATGGCATACCCACCGAAGTGATCCTCCGGGAAGACTATCCGGATAAGCAGCAGTTCGAGGCGGCCATTGTCCGGTCCCTCCAAGCCAGGGAAGTGGAGTTAGTGGTATTGGCAGGCTTTATCCGGTTGCTCTCCGGCTGGTTCCTGGAGCACTTCAAGTGGCGGGTGATCAACATCCATCCGTCCCTGTTGCCGGCTTTTCCGGGGTTGAATGCCCAGGCCCAGGCCCTGGAGTATGGGGTGCGGGTGTCTGGGTGCACTGTACATTTTGTAGATGAGGGGATGGATTCTGGCCCTATCATCCTCCAACGGACGGTACCGGTCCTCGATGACGATACGGTGGAGACCCTGTCCCTGCGGATCCTGGAGCAGGAGCATCTAGCGTATCCAGAGGCAATCAACTTGATCGCCAAAGGGATGCTGCGCATTGAAGGACGCCGGGTGCTGCGGGTACAGCCATCCACTGGGGAAATATAA
- the purH gene encoding bifunctional phosphoribosylaminoimidazolecarboxamide formyltransferase/IMP cyclohydrolase: MIKIRRALLSVSDKTGLREFGVALSKLGVELISTGGTYEALREAGADVVYISDVTGFPEILEGRVKSLHPKIHAGILARRDKEDHLAQLAELEIQPIDLVVVNLYPFEATVAKADVTLEEAIENIDIGGPTLIRAAAKNYQGVAVVVDPADYPRIVDCLETEGGLPADFCRELAVKAFRHTARYDAIIARFLGQDTPFPDTLTLPWDKVAELRYGENPHQRAAFYAEPGYGPYTMAAAKQLQGKELSFNNYNDANGALELLKEFAEPTVVASKHTNPCGVASAEDLATAFRLAYESDPVSIFGGIIAVNRVVDAETAEQMKEIFLEVIVAPGYTEEALRILKEKQNLRLLQIDGLDQICGQKQPAAWDYKRVSGGLLVQDADLADLDLDRLQVVTKVQPTDEQMASLLFGWKVVKHVKSNAIVLASGRQIIGVGAGQMNRITAAQLAIAQAKERAQGSVLASDAFFPFNDVVKAAAQAGVKAIIQPGGSIRDQDSIDAANEYGIAMVFTGIRHFKH, from the coding sequence ATGATCAAGATCAGACGAGCTTTGTTAAGTGTTTCTGACAAGACGGGCCTCAGAGAGTTTGGGGTGGCCCTAAGCAAGCTTGGTGTTGAACTCATTTCCACCGGAGGGACCTATGAGGCCTTGAGAGAAGCCGGTGCCGATGTGGTCTACATTTCCGACGTCACCGGTTTCCCCGAGATCCTAGAAGGCCGGGTAAAATCCCTGCATCCTAAGATCCATGCGGGGATCCTAGCCCGCCGGGACAAAGAGGACCATCTGGCCCAATTAGCGGAACTAGAGATCCAACCCATCGATCTGGTGGTGGTGAACCTCTATCCCTTCGAGGCCACCGTGGCCAAGGCCGACGTGACCTTGGAAGAGGCCATCGAGAACATAGACATCGGAGGACCCACTCTAATTCGGGCCGCCGCGAAAAACTACCAAGGGGTGGCGGTGGTGGTGGATCCTGCGGATTATCCCAGGATTGTAGACTGTTTGGAAACCGAAGGAGGACTACCCGCGGATTTTTGCAGGGAACTTGCGGTGAAGGCCTTCCGTCATACGGCCCGGTATGACGCCATTATTGCCCGGTTCTTGGGACAGGATACCCCCTTCCCCGACACCTTAACCCTGCCCTGGGACAAGGTGGCAGAGCTGCGCTACGGGGAGAATCCCCACCAACGGGCAGCCTTCTATGCAGAACCCGGGTATGGACCCTATACCATGGCCGCGGCAAAACAGCTCCAGGGCAAAGAGCTGTCCTTCAACAACTACAATGACGCCAATGGAGCTTTGGAGTTACTAAAGGAATTTGCGGAGCCCACGGTGGTGGCTAGTAAGCATACCAACCCCTGTGGAGTGGCCTCCGCGGAGGATTTGGCCACCGCGTTCCGGTTGGCTTACGAAAGTGATCCCGTGTCCATTTTCGGTGGGATTATTGCGGTGAACCGGGTGGTGGACGCCGAGACTGCGGAGCAGATGAAGGAGATCTTCCTGGAAGTGATCGTGGCCCCCGGTTATACCGAAGAGGCCTTGCGGATCCTTAAGGAAAAACAAAATTTGCGGCTTCTGCAGATTGACGGTTTGGACCAGATCTGTGGCCAGAAGCAGCCCGCAGCTTGGGATTATAAACGGGTATCCGGCGGGCTTTTGGTACAGGATGCGGACCTGGCGGATTTAGACCTGGATCGTCTCCAGGTGGTGACCAAAGTGCAGCCCACGGACGAACAGATGGCTTCTTTGCTTTTCGGTTGGAAGGTAGTCAAGCACGTGAAGTCCAACGCCATTGTGCTGGCGTCGGGACGGCAGATCATCGGGGTGGGGGCTGGTCAGATGAACCGGATCACCGCCGCCCAGCTAGCCATCGCCCAGGCCAAGGAGCGGGCTCAGGGAAGTGTTTTGGCCTCCGATGCCTTTTTCCCCTTCAATGATGTGGTGAAGGCCGCGGCCCAGGCCGGGGTGAAAGCCATCATTCAGCCGGGTGGTTCTATCCGAGATCAAGACTCCATTGATGCGGCTAACGAGTATGGGATTGCCATGGTCTTTACGGGGATCAGGCATTTCAAGCACTAA
- the purD gene encoding phosphoribosylamine--glycine ligase, with translation MKVLVVGSGGREHALVWALSKSPKVKEIYCYPGNAGIAQCAQIPPLPSDSVADLAQWAQEEQIHLTVVGPEAYLAQGIVDEFAKRGLRVFGPTRQAAQVESSKIFAKELMKKYGVPTADYRVFTDLAAALAYVEEAPLPVVIKADGLAAGKGVVVAQDRDTARATLRQLMENRIFGQAGEQVVIEEFLPGEEASLLAFTDGYTILPMVPAQDHKQLYAGGRGPNTGGMGAYSPTPVLDEALVQQVYERILIPTVAGLRAEGIVYKGVLYAGLMVHAGQAKVVEFNCRFGDPEAQVVLPRLRTDLFEVLEAVVDGRLSEIELDWDPRTAVCVILASGGYPGEYRKGYPITGLDVVAQLEDVLVFHSGTGLKDGQVVTNGGRVLGVTALADDAAGAIRRAYAAVARIDFTDKYYREDIASRALEA, from the coding sequence GTGAAAGTATTGGTGGTGGGCAGTGGAGGTCGGGAGCATGCCCTGGTGTGGGCCCTGTCCAAAAGCCCGAAGGTGAAAGAAATCTATTGTTACCCGGGGAATGCGGGTATTGCTCAGTGTGCCCAGATCCCCCCGCTCCCTTCTGATTCCGTGGCGGATCTGGCCCAATGGGCCCAGGAGGAACAGATCCACCTGACGGTGGTGGGGCCCGAAGCCTATCTGGCCCAAGGCATTGTGGATGAGTTTGCAAAACGGGGACTGCGGGTCTTTGGACCCACCCGGCAGGCTGCCCAGGTGGAATCCAGCAAGATCTTCGCTAAAGAGTTGATGAAAAAGTACGGGGTGCCCACTGCGGATTATCGGGTATTTACGGATTTGGCCGCGGCCTTAGCTTACGTTGAAGAGGCGCCTTTGCCGGTAGTGATTAAAGCCGATGGCCTTGCCGCGGGCAAAGGGGTGGTGGTGGCCCAAGACCGGGACACAGCCCGGGCGACCCTGCGGCAATTGATGGAGAACAGGATCTTCGGCCAGGCCGGTGAGCAGGTGGTCATCGAAGAGTTTCTTCCGGGTGAAGAGGCCAGTCTGCTGGCCTTCACCGATGGGTACACCATTTTACCTATGGTTCCGGCCCAGGATCACAAGCAGCTTTACGCCGGCGGACGGGGACCGAACACCGGTGGTATGGGAGCTTACTCCCCCACGCCGGTGTTGGATGAAGCCCTGGTTCAACAGGTTTATGAAAGGATTCTGATCCCCACCGTGGCAGGCCTGCGGGCCGAGGGAATTGTGTACAAGGGTGTCCTATATGCGGGACTTATGGTTCACGCCGGGCAGGCCAAGGTGGTAGAGTTTAACTGCCGCTTCGGCGATCCCGAGGCCCAGGTGGTCTTGCCCAGGTTGCGTACGGATCTTTTCGAGGTGTTGGAGGCGGTGGTGGACGGACGTCTTAGCGAAATCGAGCTGGATTGGGATCCCCGCACCGCGGTCTGTGTGATTTTGGCCTCCGGCGGGTATCCGGGGGAGTATCGGAAAGGATATCCCATTACGGGCTTGGATGTGGTGGCCCAGTTGGAGGACGTACTAGTCTTCCACAGCGGCACCGGTCTAAAAGATGGACAGGTTGTCACCAACGGTGGTCGGGTGCTGGGGGTTACGGCTCTGGCTGACGATGCTGCCGGGGCCATTCGGCGGGCCTACGCGGCCGTGGCCCGCATCGATTTCACCGATAAGTACTATCGGGAGGACATTGCTAGTCGCGCTCTGGAAGCTTAG
- a CDS encoding fibronectin/fibrinogen-binding protein: protein MPFDGLMLAAVRHEITPKITKARIARIYQPDPTTVVLGLRWPDEEHQLLISTAPNQARIHLVHQPFEPSIFAFGQSLRKSLIGGQVIEIKQPDWDRLLYLTIETEEGLLELIAEIMGRHSNLVLVDARTKKILAAQRVVTEQMSRYRQIAPGLRYIQPPASGRRPFYPLTREALANVLNSPKQVANTLLQGLLGLSPLLVTEILHRSGIEPTTPAQALKAEHVERLLQELTHLGQRAAQGSFTPTLITDGQGLPADISATNLKHLDPAVQKPFPSPSLLVSEYFHFKTTREAMAQLENQLNAVIQQQLANCNQKVVELEEALHRAESADEFRKYGELLTANLHALKRGQREATVIDYYDPEQRETTIELDPELTPAANADKYFRMYQKARRGRRITAEQLSKVNEEIQYLQTVETHLELAEDLEDLERIRDELMEQGYLPKPSERTKTGKKAQPLIFRGPEEVPIHVGRNNRENDQLTLRLARPHDLWFHTKQIPGSHVVVRMERKVGDLADVPEQLVRCAAQIAAYFSKARHGQNVPVDYTFIKYVRKPSGARPGFVIYDHYRTIQVDPKLPERD, encoded by the coding sequence ATGCCCTTTGATGGTTTGATGCTAGCGGCGGTACGACATGAGATTACGCCAAAGATCACAAAGGCGCGGATCGCCCGGATCTACCAACCGGATCCGACCACAGTGGTTCTTGGCCTGCGGTGGCCCGATGAAGAACATCAACTGCTGATCTCCACCGCACCAAACCAGGCCCGGATCCATCTGGTTCACCAACCCTTCGAACCGTCAATCTTCGCCTTCGGGCAGAGCTTAAGGAAATCTCTCATCGGCGGGCAAGTAATCGAGATCAAACAACCGGATTGGGATCGCCTTTTGTACCTCACCATCGAGACGGAAGAAGGCCTGCTGGAACTAATCGCCGAAATCATGGGCCGGCATAGCAATCTTGTGCTAGTAGACGCGCGTACCAAGAAGATCCTCGCGGCCCAAAGGGTAGTTACCGAACAGATGAGCCGCTATCGGCAGATCGCACCGGGCCTACGATATATCCAACCACCGGCTAGCGGGCGCAGACCCTTCTACCCACTCACAAGGGAGGCACTCGCGAACGTACTTAACAGCCCGAAACAAGTGGCCAATACCCTGTTGCAGGGTCTTTTGGGCCTTAGTCCACTGCTGGTAACCGAGATCCTTCATCGCAGCGGCATCGAACCTACGACGCCGGCCCAGGCACTGAAAGCCGAACATGTTGAGCGTCTTCTACAGGAGCTCACACATCTCGGACAACGAGCTGCCCAGGGGAGCTTCACTCCCACGCTGATCACCGATGGGCAGGGTCTACCTGCGGATATCTCCGCCACCAACCTCAAACACCTTGATCCGGCGGTACAAAAACCGTTCCCTAGCCCTAGCCTTCTCGTAAGTGAGTACTTCCACTTCAAAACAACTCGCGAAGCCATGGCCCAGCTGGAAAACCAGTTGAACGCAGTGATCCAACAGCAACTGGCCAACTGCAACCAGAAGGTGGTGGAACTGGAAGAGGCCCTGCACCGAGCCGAAAGTGCGGATGAGTTTCGCAAGTACGGCGAACTACTTACGGCAAACCTCCATGCACTCAAACGGGGACAAAGGGAAGCCACTGTCATCGACTATTACGATCCGGAGCAACGGGAAACAACAATTGAGCTCGATCCGGAGCTTACTCCTGCAGCCAACGCGGACAAATACTTCCGGATGTATCAGAAGGCAAGAAGGGGTCGAAGGATCACCGCAGAACAATTGAGTAAGGTCAATGAGGAGATCCAGTACCTACAGACCGTGGAGACCCATCTGGAGCTCGCGGAAGATCTTGAAGATCTGGAACGCATCAGGGATGAACTGATGGAGCAGGGCTATCTCCCCAAACCCTCGGAACGAACCAAGACGGGAAAAAAGGCCCAGCCCCTCATCTTCCGGGGACCGGAAGAGGTGCCCATCCATGTGGGGCGGAACAATAGGGAAAACGACCAGCTCACCCTCCGGCTAGCCCGTCCCCACGATCTATGGTTTCATACGAAGCAAATCCCAGGCTCCCATGTGGTAGTCCGGATGGAACGAAAGGTAGGGGATCTGGCCGATGTGCCGGAACAGCTGGTCCGTTGTGCAGCTCAGATCGCGGCCTATTTCAGCAAGGCGCGCCACGGGCAAAATGTGCCCGTGGACTACACCTTCATCAAGTACGTCAGAAAACCCAGTGGCGCCCGGCCCGGTTTTGTCATCTACGACCACTACCGGACTATCCAGGTCGATCCTAAGCTTCCAGAGCGCGACTAG
- a CDS encoding FAD-dependent oxidoreductase: protein MGGDRKGSCLRVDPGSARDPRGGGVCGAGYTPRESDPPAIVCYSWTFDVDRVTGVPGLGSWEGNLIMLKQKRLECDVLVVGSGTAGARAAIAAAQEGMRVIAVDQLTYPGGLTRQVAPYYYGVDTSPEIHRIDDMNKDYGVGLGAGWHPEASRCALWEEFREYGITFVCGQPFEVLKEREEDVVRGVLVQTERETVTIFCRVLVDGTGDADVAVLAGAPYRVGREWDQLPHAHAAQARCFQSGRVTYMSNEDWCDIRDLQDISRAWIEGRKRLWDRLQPDPNTQLVSFAAQLGWRGNRYIEGEYTLTLEDLVKERTFPDAITVGYSNYDTHAMDYANLSDFAQIWCCVLGLWALPVGCQIPYRCLVPREIDGVLVASRAISLASDAAMALRMIRDLRVIGEVAGVAASIAVKTGLPPRYIDIQQLQGILARRGITYDKRPIELMTGRGMKRWPVKGVSSGKEGEVLLDSLGIDREPESMFWWQNAPDDLSWLGTRAEGKSLLYVYRTGDRCKEELQRILRTATGLRKRGAAFALGLLGDQAAVEELIACVQRRDDDVLSGRRTHPRWIGAMVLLRLLKAPQAFGAMLDVLAHGAKSSADRDLLKPLPFSRAGATFHEAPWMSIATLDTNARLFALRYFDDCLKLFTTEEKRQLQEELKRLLSRKLGDDIRMFDGQRNSLRWSLETTAAGLLLRLGEPYARLGQEVLQMYMQDRRRFARNAAYARWKEAVQ from the coding sequence ATGGGCGGAGATCGAAAAGGTTCTTGCCTCCGAGTGGACCCGGGTAGTGCAAGGGATCCAAGGGGTGGAGGTGTTTGTGGAGCGGGTTACACCCCTCGTGAATCAGATCCTCCAGCAATAGTATGCTACAGTTGGACCTTCGATGTCGATCGGGTCACCGGAGTGCCAGGGCTGGGGAGTTGGGAGGGTAACTTGATCATGCTTAAACAGAAAAGACTGGAATGTGACGTATTGGTGGTGGGCAGCGGCACCGCCGGAGCTCGCGCCGCGATCGCCGCGGCCCAGGAGGGTATGCGGGTGATCGCCGTGGACCAACTGACTTACCCTGGGGGTTTGACCAGGCAGGTGGCCCCCTACTATTATGGGGTGGACACTTCTCCTGAGATCCACAGGATCGATGATATGAACAAGGATTACGGTGTGGGTCTGGGTGCCGGCTGGCACCCAGAGGCCAGCCGTTGCGCTCTGTGGGAGGAGTTCAGGGAGTATGGTATCACCTTCGTTTGTGGCCAACCCTTTGAAGTACTCAAGGAGCGGGAAGAAGACGTGGTCCGAGGGGTCCTCGTCCAGACCGAAAGGGAAACGGTGACTATTTTTTGCCGGGTCCTGGTGGACGGCACAGGCGATGCTGATGTAGCAGTACTTGCGGGGGCGCCCTACCGGGTGGGTCGGGAATGGGACCAGCTGCCCCATGCCCATGCGGCTCAGGCCCGCTGTTTCCAGTCCGGCCGGGTGACCTACATGAGTAACGAAGACTGGTGCGATATTCGAGACTTGCAAGACATTAGCAGGGCTTGGATTGAAGGAAGAAAACGGCTCTGGGATCGACTCCAGCCAGATCCCAATACCCAGCTTGTATCCTTCGCCGCACAGTTGGGCTGGCGGGGGAACAGGTATATAGAAGGGGAGTACACCCTGACCCTGGAAGATCTGGTGAAGGAGCGGACCTTCCCCGATGCCATTACCGTGGGCTATTCCAACTACGATACCCATGCCATGGATTATGCGAACCTGAGTGACTTTGCTCAAATCTGGTGTTGTGTGTTGGGGCTGTGGGCTTTGCCCGTCGGTTGCCAGATCCCCTATCGGTGTCTGGTGCCTAGGGAAATCGATGGGGTGTTGGTGGCCTCCCGGGCTATCTCCCTCGCCTCCGACGCCGCGATGGCCCTCCGGATGATCAGAGATTTGCGGGTCATTGGTGAAGTGGCGGGAGTGGCCGCTAGCATTGCGGTAAAGACTGGTCTTCCCCCACGGTACATTGACATCCAACAACTACAAGGCATACTAGCCCGCCGAGGTATAACCTACGACAAAAGGCCCATTGAGCTGATGACCGGCCGAGGGATGAAAAGATGGCCGGTGAAGGGGGTCAGCAGCGGGAAGGAAGGCGAGGTGTTGTTGGATTCCCTCGGCATCGATCGGGAGCCGGAATCCATGTTCTGGTGGCAGAATGCTCCCGACGATTTATCTTGGTTAGGAACCCGTGCCGAGGGCAAGTCCTTGCTTTATGTCTATCGCACCGGAGACCGGTGTAAGGAGGAGTTGCAAAGGATCCTCCGTACTGCCACGGGCTTGAGAAAGCGGGGTGCTGCCTTTGCTCTGGGCCTCTTAGGGGATCAGGCGGCCGTTGAGGAGTTAATTGCCTGTGTACAGCGGCGGGATGACGATGTGTTATCCGGCCGGCGTACCCATCCCCGCTGGATCGGAGCCATGGTGTTGTTGCGTTTGCTGAAGGCGCCGCAGGCCTTTGGGGCCATGCTGGACGTTCTGGCCCATGGCGCCAAATCCTCCGCAGATAGAGATCTGCTGAAACCCTTGCCCTTCAGCCGGGCCGGCGCGACCTTCCACGAAGCGCCGTGGATGTCCATTGCCACTTTGGACACCAATGCAAGACTCTTTGCCCTGCGCTATTTCGACGATTGTCTGAAGCTGTTCACCACCGAGGAAAAGCGTCAGCTGCAGGAGGAACTGAAAAGGCTCCTTTCCCGTAAGCTGGGCGATGACATTAGGATGTTTGACGGACAGCGAAACAGCCTCCGCTGGTCTTTGGAGACCACCGCCGCCGGATTGCTGCTGAGGCTGGGTGAGCCCTATGCAAGGTTGGGGCAGGAAGTTCTCCAAATGTACATGCAGGATAGGCGGCGATTTGCCCGCAATGCGGCCTATGCACGGTGGAAGGAGGCGGTCCAATGA
- a CDS encoding FAD-dependent oxidoreductase, with amino-acid sequence MIHQYDVVVVGGGLAGSLIALRCAQRELRTLLTDPRGCLGWEVTRAGRLFAHAAADTVPVLEEMSAFGAYKNGIFYPPGLEVFFEQRLLAAGGEILYHLWPLACYGDDRGAEVVFASKHGKVRFSARTVVDCTRQGILVQQIASRGETSPAVREVRHGLLLGGVQLQETLLLSGGDLFSPIAGLCLRPTGQPGIVHGDLSLGVEEGEQVEAAVCHSLIPLRQHLRKDPRFQDVVVVHVYEESWVVHDSWLTPEEAQRLAKEFSCVSAGTYLTSFQNLVDEGVVAALLQLGEQVGAEITTMNGA; translated from the coding sequence ATGATACACCAATATGATGTGGTGGTAGTCGGCGGAGGCTTGGCCGGATCCCTGATCGCCTTAAGGTGTGCCCAGAGGGAGTTACGGACCCTGTTGACCGATCCGCGGGGGTGCCTAGGATGGGAGGTCACCCGGGCCGGTCGGTTATTTGCCCACGCTGCCGCGGACACCGTTCCCGTTTTAGAGGAAATGTCCGCCTTTGGTGCCTATAAGAACGGCATCTTCTATCCTCCGGGTTTGGAAGTGTTTTTTGAACAGCGCCTCCTTGCCGCAGGTGGGGAGATCCTCTACCATCTTTGGCCCTTGGCTTGCTATGGTGATGACAGGGGTGCTGAGGTGGTCTTTGCCAGTAAACACGGGAAGGTGCGGTTTTCGGCCCGGACGGTGGTGGATTGTACGCGGCAGGGCATTCTAGTCCAGCAGATTGCCTCCAGAGGAGAGACGAGCCCGGCGGTGCGCGAAGTACGCCATGGGCTTCTTTTGGGCGGAGTCCAACTACAGGAAACACTCCTTTTATCCGGCGGTGATCTGTTTTCTCCCATTGCGGGGCTCTGCCTCCGGCCCACCGGACAGCCGGGGATTGTCCATGGGGATCTATCCTTGGGGGTGGAGGAAGGGGAACAGGTAGAAGCGGCGGTCTGCCACAGTCTGATTCCCCTTCGTCAGCACTTGCGCAAAGATCCACGCTTCCAAGACGTGGTGGTTGTCCATGTCTATGAGGAGTCCTGGGTGGTGCACGACAGCTGGTTGACGCCTGAGGAGGCGCAACGGTTAGCCAAGGAGTTCTCCTGCGTCAGCGCCGGAACTTACCTGACGAGTTTCCAAAATCTGGTGGATGAGGGTGTAGTTGCCGCCCTGTTGCAACTCGGTGAACAGGTGGGCGCAGAGATTACGACGATGAACGGGGCTTAG